A stretch of the Thiomicrorhabdus xiamenensis genome encodes the following:
- a CDS encoding FeoA family protein, whose translation MLLSECTNGQIAQITHLKGEVEMKMRLVNLGFHTHSVVELIMIRGNNLVITVDGSRFALDKQIAELVEVEPLS comes from the coding sequence ATGCTGCTATCAGAATGTACCAATGGACAAATCGCCCAAATCACTCACCTCAAAGGCGAAGTCGAGATGAAAATGCGCTTGGTCAATCTCGGCTTTCACACCCACAGTGTGGTCGAATTGATTATGATTCGCGGCAACAATTTGGTCATTACCGTTGATGGCAGCCGTTTCGCTCTCGATAAGCAGATTGCCGAACTGGTTGAAGTCGAGCCGTTATCATGA
- the metW gene encoding methionine biosynthesis protein MetW, producing MSNEFKLISDWIQPDSRVLDLGCGDGELLNYLIKTHNVNGYGMELDPDKTTQALGNGINVIQTDLNSYDLTYYFDEDSFDYVIMTQALQVVSRPDELLDEMLSIGKNCIITFPNFGHWRNRAQLMFGGTMPETETLPYHWFDTPNIHMCTFKDFEKLCEDKHIKVVARTVVNSEHESSLGMRIAPNLLGEVALYQIRKK from the coding sequence ATTTCCAACGAGTTCAAGTTGATTTCCGACTGGATTCAACCTGACAGCCGCGTACTGGATTTGGGCTGCGGAGACGGCGAGTTGCTGAATTATCTGATCAAAACCCATAACGTCAACGGCTATGGCATGGAGCTGGATCCGGATAAAACGACTCAGGCGCTGGGCAACGGCATCAATGTCATTCAGACGGATCTGAACAGTTATGATCTGACCTATTATTTTGACGAAGACTCCTTCGACTATGTCATCATGACACAGGCGCTTCAGGTGGTCAGCCGTCCGGATGAGCTACTGGACGAAATGCTCAGCATCGGCAAAAACTGCATTATCACTTTCCCGAACTTCGGCCACTGGAGGAACCGTGCGCAACTGATGTTCGGCGGCACCATGCCGGAAACCGAAACGCTGCCTTACCACTGGTTCGACACGCCGAATATTCATATGTGTACCTTCAAGGATTTCGAAAAGCTGTGTGAGGACAAGCATATCAAGGTGGTCGCACGCACCGTGGTCAACAGCGAACATGAGAGTTCTCTCGGCATGCGAATTGCGCCGAACCTTCTGGGCGAAGTGGCACTCTACCAGATTCGCAAAAAGTGA
- the metX gene encoding homoserine O-succinyltransferase MetX, with product MSITNPTVTHYLAVNQPLQLTSGATLPEYELAYETYGQLNEDKSNAILICHALSGDQHVAGIDANGKKGWWDGYIGPGKVIDTDKFFVVCSNNLGGCRGSTGPTSINPQNGKVYGPDFPIVTCKDWVQSQNLLREHLDVEQWAALIGGSMGGMQVLQWAIDFPEKVRHAIVIAAAPKLSAQNIAFNEVARRAIMSDPDFHDGRFIEHDTIPKRGLTLARMLGHLTYLSDDMMGVKFGRELREGKLQYNYEVEFQVESYLRYQGEKFATKQNFDANTYLLMTKALDYFDPAADFEHDLSKALAQATAKFLVVSFTSDWRFSPQRSHEIVKALLDNDADVSYAEVKSEHGHDAFLLPNPHYEGVFRNYMKRVHQDTLAAEAQK from the coding sequence ATGAGTATTACCAATCCAACTGTCACACACTACCTTGCAGTTAACCAACCGCTTCAATTGACCAGCGGTGCGACCCTGCCCGAATACGAACTGGCCTATGAAACTTACGGACAGCTCAATGAAGACAAGTCGAATGCCATTCTGATCTGTCACGCCTTGAGCGGTGATCAGCATGTCGCCGGCATTGACGCCAACGGGAAAAAAGGCTGGTGGGACGGCTATATCGGGCCTGGCAAAGTGATCGATACCGATAAGTTCTTTGTTGTTTGCTCCAATAACCTTGGCGGTTGCCGAGGCAGTACCGGTCCGACCAGCATTAATCCGCAAAACGGAAAAGTGTATGGCCCGGACTTTCCGATCGTCACCTGTAAAGACTGGGTACAAAGCCAGAATCTGTTGCGCGAGCACCTCGACGTTGAACAGTGGGCAGCGCTGATCGGTGGCTCCATGGGCGGAATGCAGGTATTACAGTGGGCGATCGATTTCCCGGAAAAGGTTCGGCATGCGATCGTCATTGCCGCCGCCCCGAAGCTTTCGGCACAGAATATCGCTTTCAATGAAGTCGCCCGCCGGGCAATCATGTCCGATCCGGACTTCCACGACGGACGCTTCATCGAACACGATACAATCCCGAAACGCGGACTGACGCTGGCTCGAATGCTCGGTCATCTGACCTATCTGTCCGACGATATGATGGGAGTTAAATTCGGCCGCGAACTGCGCGAAGGCAAGCTGCAATACAACTACGAAGTCGAATTCCAGGTCGAGAGTTATCTTCGCTATCAGGGCGAAAAATTCGCAACCAAACAGAATTTCGATGCCAACACCTATCTGCTGATGACCAAAGCGTTGGATTACTTCGACCCTGCTGCCGATTTCGAACATGACCTCAGCAAAGCGCTGGCTCAGGCGACAGCGAAATTCCTGGTCGTTTCCTTCACTTCCGACTGGCGTTTCTCGCCGCAGCGTTCGCACGAAATTGTCAAAGCGTTGCTGGATAACGATGCCGATGTCAGTTATGCCGAAGTCAAATCCGAACACGGCCACGATGCATTCCTGCTGCCAAACCCACACTACGAAGGAGTTTTCCGGAATTACATGAAGCGTGTTCACCAAGACACCCTGGCAGCGGAGGCGCAAAAATGA